From Veillonella dispar, one genomic window encodes:
- a CDS encoding L-lactate dehydrogenase: MKLRKVGIIGTGHVGSHVAFSLALQGEVDELYMMDIDEKKAKAQAMDINDAVSYIPHKVTATAGPIEDCGDCDILVFSAGPLPNLYQDRLESLGDTVEVLKDVIPRIKKSGFDGFIISISNPADVVATYLCKHLNWNPKRIISSGTALDSARLQKELARIFNISNRTITAYCLGEHGGSAMVPWSHVYVQGKPLVQLQQELPHRFPTLDHTQVLDDVKIGGYHVLAGKGSTEFGIASATTELIRAVFHDEKKVLPCSCYLDGQYGEEGIFASTPAVIGKDGIEDVFELKLTEDELALFKKSCAVIREYAHKAETL; this comes from the coding sequence ATGAAATTACGTAAAGTAGGTATTATTGGCACTGGACATGTAGGTTCTCATGTAGCATTTTCTCTTGCTCTACAAGGTGAAGTAGATGAACTATATATGATGGATATTGACGAGAAAAAAGCTAAAGCACAAGCAATGGATATAAATGATGCTGTTAGCTATATTCCTCATAAAGTAACAGCTACTGCAGGTCCTATTGAAGATTGTGGGGATTGTGATATTCTCGTATTTAGCGCTGGTCCTTTACCAAATTTATATCAAGATCGTTTAGAAAGTCTTGGTGATACAGTAGAGGTTTTAAAGGATGTTATTCCTCGAATTAAAAAGTCTGGCTTTGATGGTTTTATTATCTCTATTTCTAATCCTGCTGATGTTGTTGCTACTTATTTATGTAAACATTTAAATTGGAATCCAAAACGTATTATTTCCAGTGGTACAGCTTTAGATTCAGCGCGATTACAAAAAGAATTGGCGCGCATTTTTAATATTAGTAACCGTACAATTACAGCGTATTGTTTAGGTGAACATGGTGGTAGTGCTATGGTGCCATGGTCTCATGTTTATGTACAAGGAAAACCGTTAGTACAATTACAACAAGAATTGCCTCATAGATTCCCTACACTTGATCATACTCAAGTGCTAGATGATGTAAAAATTGGTGGTTACCACGTATTGGCTGGTAAAGGCTCCACAGAGTTCGGCATTGCTAGTGCAACAACAGAATTAATTCGTGCTGTATTCCATGACGAAAAGAAAGTGTTGCCATGTTCTTGTTATCTAGATGGCCAATATGGTGAAGAAGGAATCTTTGCATCGACTCCAGCAGTTATTGGCAAAGATGGTATCGAAGATGTATTTGAATTGAAGCTTACTGAAGATGAATTAGCTTTATTTAAAAAGTCTTGTGCCGTAATTCGTGAATATGCTCATAAAGCAGAGACTTTATAA
- the tilS gene encoding tRNA lysidine(34) synthetase TilS, with protein sequence MNVKELIRTINHTLKSHNLFPENSRILVACSGGPDSMALLYLLHDIATHRHTTYKIGVAIVDHCIRPESKDEVLWLQHQVEELGLPFYSATFDVPSLSKEHKKSEETIGRQVRYQWLNEIAQSEGYDYISVAHHKDDQAESILAHLIRGTGLNGLTGMAVVSNDYDIPVIRPLLDVPKEELLAYLADRKLTYCIDSTNDDIRYQRNKIRHRVIPELESINPNVVDAIARLGGSVSEDLAVISDLTVQAFKRLVTIDKGEMRLSRRALRKEPLAIQRRLWQRLVSSIDSDITLTTAHQEQLLDIVNTGEAKTFTIKSIKVIAQCDTIKVYCKH encoded by the coding sequence GTGAATGTAAAAGAACTTATTCGAACCATTAATCACACCTTAAAATCACATAATCTATTTCCTGAAAATAGTCGAATTCTAGTAGCTTGCTCTGGTGGTCCCGATTCAATGGCTCTATTGTATTTGTTACATGATATTGCTACGCATCGTCATACAACATACAAAATAGGTGTAGCCATTGTGGATCACTGTATTCGCCCTGAAAGTAAAGATGAGGTCTTATGGCTCCAACATCAAGTGGAAGAATTAGGTCTGCCATTTTATTCCGCTACCTTTGATGTACCGAGCCTAAGTAAGGAACATAAAAAGTCTGAAGAAACTATAGGCCGCCAAGTACGTTATCAATGGTTAAATGAAATTGCCCAGTCTGAGGGGTATGATTATATTTCAGTAGCTCACCACAAAGACGATCAAGCTGAGTCGATTCTAGCGCATCTCATTAGAGGTACAGGATTAAACGGGCTAACAGGTATGGCTGTAGTCAGCAATGACTATGATATTCCTGTGATTAGACCTTTATTAGATGTTCCAAAAGAGGAATTATTAGCTTATTTAGCCGATAGAAAGCTCACGTATTGTATTGATTCTACAAATGATGATATTCGATACCAGCGAAATAAAATTCGTCATCGCGTTATACCTGAGTTAGAATCGATTAACCCTAATGTAGTAGATGCTATCGCTAGATTAGGAGGTTCTGTAAGTGAAGATTTAGCTGTGATCTCTGATTTGACAGTGCAAGCTTTTAAGCGATTAGTGACTATTGATAAGGGTGAAATGCGTTTATCTCGTAGGGCTTTACGAAAGGAACCATTAGCCATACAACGTCGTTTGTGGCAGCGTTTGGTAAGCTCTATTGACTCTGATATAACGCTTACTACAGCCCATCAAGAGCAATTACTAGATATTGTTAACACCGGAGAAGCGAAAACTTTCACTATAAAAAGTATAAAAGTAATTGCTCAATGTGATACAATAAAGGTATATTGCAAACATTAA
- a CDS encoding S1 RNA-binding domain-containing protein: protein MAIEVGNIIDGTVSGITKFGVFVDLGEKQTGLVHISEVAHGYVEDINTVLKVEDPVKVKVLSIEGNKIGLSIRQTQPKETASEERRPRRVQSKQSTEAFEAKMKSFLRDSNERLHDLKRNTEGKRGGRGGRRD from the coding sequence ATGGCAATCGAAGTTGGTAACATTATTGATGGTACCGTATCTGGTATTACAAAATTCGGCGTATTTGTTGATTTAGGAGAGAAGCAAACAGGTCTAGTTCATATTTCTGAAGTAGCTCATGGGTATGTCGAAGATATTAATACCGTATTAAAGGTTGAAGATCCAGTAAAGGTTAAGGTTTTATCTATTGAAGGTAATAAAATCGGCCTTTCTATTCGTCAAACACAACCTAAAGAGACAGCAAGTGAAGAGCGACGTCCTCGTCGTGTTCAATCTAAACAAAGCACAGAGGCTTTTGAAGCAAAGATGAAATCATTCTTGCGCGATAGCAATGAACGCTTACACGATTTAAAACGCAATACAGAAGGTAAACGCGGAGGCCGAGGCGGTCGTCGAGATTAA
- a CDS encoding FtsB family cell division protein, producing the protein MTQDTMEVQRPKKPRKRVRPNRKAQDQRIILMWIKRIGIGIMVLLLLGQAYRLVAVYQEKQHIEQQLQELKQRNEELEQEKAKLQDPKTIEGVAREELGLVKPGEVPYVK; encoded by the coding sequence ATGACTCAAGACACTATGGAAGTACAACGTCCAAAAAAGCCGCGCAAACGGGTTAGACCTAATCGCAAAGCGCAGGATCAACGTATTATCCTCATGTGGATCAAGCGAATTGGTATAGGGATTATGGTGCTGCTATTATTAGGGCAAGCCTATCGCTTGGTGGCTGTATATCAAGAAAAACAACATATTGAGCAACAATTGCAAGAATTAAAACAGCGAAATGAAGAATTAGAACAGGAAAAGGCTAAGTTGCAAGATCCAAAGACCATTGAGGGGGTGGCTCGTGAGGAGCTCGGCCTTGTAAAACCTGGTGAAGTGCCTTATGTAAAATAG
- the ftsH gene encoding ATP-dependent zinc metalloprotease FtsH, producing MGRFTKNIVLYLLIIAAFVIAIDAFSGQSANKSELSYTGFIQQVQQKKVESVTITNDHGIKGKLKNGTEFNSYAPSDETLIKTLQDNGVEITAAPPEQPAWWMSLLGSAIPIIILVVLFFFIMQQTQGGGGRVMNFGKSRAKLMGEGNVKVSFKDVAGAEEAKQELEEVVEFLKDPGKFTTIGAKIPKGVLLAGPPGTGKTLLAKAVAGEAGVPFFTISGSDFVEMFVGVGASRVRDLFTQAKKNAPCIIFIDEIDAVGRQRGAGLGGGHDEREQTLNQLLVEMDGFGANEGIITIAATNRPDILDPALLRPGRFDRQVIVGRPDLRGREAILKVHARNKPLADDVDLKTIAKKTPGFTGADLNNLLNEAALLAARLNKKVITMAEVEEASEKVSMGPERRSHIVSEKDRKLTAYHESGHAIVAHLLPHADPVHKVTIIPRGAAGGYTMMLPTEEQNYKTKSQLLADIRVALGGRIAEALILDEISTGASGDLQSVTNTARAMVTRWGMSDELGPIVFGEQQEQVFLGKNLGHERNYSEEIAAKIDAEIHRIVEEAYKDVTKLLSDNEKFLHDMANALLEEETIDAKAVDNLYKYGTTKAPEVEESKEALEAAGIVVPEVVEAKENTATVDAPSETPSNEIK from the coding sequence TTGGGTCGATTTACAAAAAATATCGTCCTTTACTTACTTATCATTGCCGCTTTCGTTATCGCCATTGACGCTTTCTCTGGTCAAAGTGCGAATAAATCTGAACTAAGTTACACAGGATTTATTCAACAAGTACAACAGAAAAAGGTTGAGTCCGTAACGATTACCAATGATCATGGTATTAAAGGTAAACTAAAAAATGGAACAGAGTTCAATTCTTATGCGCCAAGTGATGAAACATTAATTAAAACATTACAAGATAATGGCGTAGAAATTACAGCAGCTCCACCTGAGCAACCAGCTTGGTGGATGAGCCTGTTAGGTTCTGCTATTCCTATTATCATCTTGGTTGTATTGTTCTTCTTTATTATGCAACAAACTCAAGGTGGCGGTGGCCGAGTGATGAACTTTGGTAAAAGCCGTGCTAAATTGATGGGTGAAGGTAACGTAAAGGTTAGCTTTAAAGATGTAGCAGGTGCTGAAGAAGCAAAACAAGAATTAGAAGAAGTAGTAGAATTCTTGAAGGATCCAGGTAAATTTACAACAATCGGTGCTAAAATTCCGAAAGGTGTATTGCTCGCAGGTCCTCCAGGTACAGGTAAAACATTGCTTGCTAAAGCCGTTGCTGGTGAAGCAGGGGTACCATTCTTTACGATTTCTGGTTCTGACTTCGTAGAAATGTTCGTAGGTGTTGGTGCTTCTCGTGTGCGTGATCTTTTCACACAAGCGAAAAAGAATGCTCCATGTATCATCTTTATCGACGAAATTGATGCGGTAGGTCGCCAACGTGGCGCAGGTCTTGGTGGTGGTCACGATGAACGTGAACAAACATTGAATCAATTACTCGTTGAAATGGATGGTTTCGGTGCCAACGAAGGTATTATTACTATCGCTGCCACAAACCGCCCAGATATTCTTGACCCAGCGCTTTTGCGTCCAGGTCGTTTTGACCGTCAAGTTATCGTAGGTCGTCCAGACTTACGCGGTCGTGAAGCAATCTTAAAAGTACATGCTCGTAACAAGCCATTAGCTGACGATGTAGACTTGAAAACAATTGCTAAGAAAACTCCAGGCTTTACTGGTGCTGACTTGAACAACTTGTTAAATGAAGCGGCTTTATTGGCAGCTCGCCTTAACAAAAAAGTTATCACTATGGCTGAAGTTGAAGAAGCTAGTGAAAAGGTTAGCATGGGTCCTGAACGTCGCAGTCATATTGTGAGCGAGAAAGACCGCAAGTTAACAGCCTACCATGAATCTGGTCATGCCATCGTGGCACATTTGTTGCCTCATGCAGATCCTGTTCATAAGGTAACAATCATTCCTCGTGGCGCAGCAGGTGGTTACACTATGATGCTTCCTACAGAGGAACAAAACTACAAAACAAAATCTCAATTATTGGCAGATATTCGCGTAGCCCTTGGTGGTCGAATTGCAGAGGCTTTGATTTTAGATGAAATCAGTACAGGTGCTTCTGGTGACCTTCAAAGCGTAACGAATACAGCACGCGCTATGGTAACGCGTTGGGGCATGAGCGATGAGCTTGGTCCTATCGTATTTGGTGAACAACAAGAACAAGTATTCTTGGGTAAAAACCTTGGCCATGAACGCAACTACAGTGAAGAAATTGCTGCAAAAATTGATGCTGAAATTCATCGCATTGTTGAAGAAGCGTATAAAGACGTAACAAAACTTCTTAGCGATAACGAGAAATTCTTACATGATATGGCAAATGCTTTATTAGAGGAAGAAACAATCGATGCGAAAGCAGTAGATAATCTTTACAAATATGGTACAACGAAAGCCCCTGAAGTTGAGGAGTCTAAAGAAGCTCTAGAAGCGGCAGGTATTGTCGTACCAGAGGTGGTTGAAGCTAAAGAAAACACTGCTACAGTGGATGCTCCTAGTGAAACACCTTCTAACGAAATTAAATAA
- a CDS encoding phosphatase — MKLAIIDIGSNSVRLLLATYENNIWHYEPKQLWTTRLGQRNSDGTLRTESMEASYQAFTEIKKLADQYGVECCFGFATSAVREASNGLEFMEHVSEHCPMEWRILTGDEEAIYGFNGALGDQLNDGRHYTTIDIGGGSTELALGNKDGVYWSRSYPVGAVRLQSMSDEGPQRVWEETRLLWDPMMIQGEFGEFIGIGGTLTTLAAIDLGLENYDGTKVQGHKLSRETVEGIILNLRYMSRDERLQVKGLPAGRADIIVAGAEILTSFMDAYEVPHVFVSDQDGMEAMARECKRTYSNH; from the coding sequence ATGAAGTTAGCTATTATTGATATTGGATCAAATTCAGTACGCTTATTATTGGCTACTTATGAAAATAATATATGGCACTATGAGCCGAAACAGTTGTGGACTACTCGTTTAGGCCAACGTAATTCAGATGGTACATTGCGTACTGAATCGATGGAAGCGTCCTATCAAGCTTTTACAGAAATAAAAAAACTAGCAGACCAATATGGGGTGGAATGCTGCTTTGGTTTTGCAACGAGCGCTGTTCGTGAAGCATCTAATGGCCTTGAATTTATGGAGCACGTTAGCGAACATTGTCCGATGGAATGGCGTATTCTCACGGGCGATGAAGAGGCTATTTATGGCTTTAATGGTGCCTTAGGAGATCAGTTGAATGATGGTCGTCACTATACAACTATCGATATCGGTGGCGGTAGTACAGAGCTAGCATTAGGCAATAAGGACGGCGTTTACTGGAGCCGATCTTATCCTGTAGGGGCTGTACGCCTTCAATCTATGTCTGATGAAGGTCCTCAACGAGTATGGGAAGAAACTCGATTACTTTGGGATCCGATGATGATTCAAGGTGAATTTGGTGAATTCATTGGTATCGGTGGTACATTAACGACGCTAGCTGCTATAGATTTAGGCCTTGAAAATTATGATGGTACAAAGGTGCAAGGTCATAAATTAAGTCGTGAAACAGTAGAGGGCATTATTCTAAACTTGCGTTACATGAGTCGCGACGAGAGATTACAGGTAAAAGGTTTACCTGCAGGCCGTGCTGATATCATCGTAGCTGGTGCAGAAATTTTGACGTCCTTTATGGATGCCTATGAGGTTCCTCATGTATTTGTGAGCGATCAAGATGGTATGGAGGCGATGGCTCGTGAATGTAAAAGAACTTATTCGAACCATTAA
- the hpt gene encoding hypoxanthine phosphoribosyltransferase has translation MHQDAKEILYTAEQLQARVAELGKAISEDYKNESVVLVGVLKGAIVFFTDLARAIDDSVDVSFDFISCSSYGSGTTSTGVVRILKDLDRSVEGKHVLVVEDIGDTGTTLHYLLENLHARGAKSVRLAALLNKPERRKMDVEVDYVGFIIPDYFVIGYGLDYAEKYRHLPYIGILKEEMYQN, from the coding sequence ATGCATCAAGACGCAAAAGAGATTTTATATACAGCGGAACAATTACAGGCTCGTGTAGCCGAGTTAGGTAAAGCAATTAGCGAAGACTATAAAAATGAATCTGTAGTGCTTGTAGGGGTGTTAAAGGGAGCCATCGTTTTCTTTACAGACTTAGCTCGCGCTATTGATGATAGTGTAGATGTAAGTTTTGATTTTATTTCTTGCTCTAGCTATGGTAGTGGCACAACTAGTACAGGTGTAGTACGAATTCTAAAAGATTTGGATCGCTCTGTAGAGGGGAAGCATGTGCTTGTTGTGGAAGATATCGGTGATACTGGTACAACATTACATTACTTGCTAGAAAATTTACATGCTCGTGGCGCTAAAAGCGTACGTCTTGCAGCGTTATTGAATAAACCTGAGCGCCGTAAAATGGACGTAGAAGTAGACTATGTAGGCTTTATCATTCCTGACTACTTTGTTATCGGTTATGGTTTAGACTACGCGGAAAAATATCGTCACTTGCCTTATATCGGTATTTTAAAGGAAGAAATGTATCAAAATTAA